Within Caminibacter pacificus, the genomic segment TATTTCCATACTCTTTTAGCAAAATTTTATAAAGTTTAGGTGGAACGTCTTTTTTAGGGTCTCCATGACAAACCAAACACGATTTTTCAATATAAAGAGGATAAGCATAAAAAATATGTTTTAAATTCCCACCCATTGAAACATTTTTATGCGGGTCGTGTATTTCCCAAAATTCTTTTGCTTTAGGATGTGTTTTAAAATAATTTATAGCTTTTAATTCATGAGAATTTGGTTTGTCATAAGGACTTCTCCATCTATCCGAAACTTGTCTGATATACAAATGTTCTTTGTCTCTTATCATTTTTGCCACTTGATTAGTAGCAAATGCGGGAGTACATGAAAAATAGGAAAGATTATTATCTTTTACCAAAATATTCGGAGAAACTTTAGCAAGATATTCCCTGTAGTAATAAATAGTTTTACTCTCAAGTCTAGCTTTAGCTACCTCTTGTAAAACAACGATATGGTTTATGTATTTATACAAAATAACAAGGACTAATAATATACCGAAACTACTTAATATAATCGTAAAAGCAATTCTGTTTTTTAAACTCACCTTTTTCCTTATTTTTAAAAAAGAGAAAAGGAGGTTAAATTTCCTCCATACCGTATCTTACTTTTTTCTCTTTTTTCTCTTGTGATTTTAAATATCTCCAATACAATATCGGCACAACTACGACAGAAAGTAGTGTTGAAGCTAAAACTCCGAAAATTAATGCTACCGCTAGTCCTTGCCATACCGGATCGAGTACGATAACCGTAGATGCCAAAATAATAGCAAGTGCGGTTAAAATAATCGGTCTGAATCTCGTTGCCGCCGCTTCGATTACAGCTTCGTTTATACTTCTTCCTTGTTTTATTAAATCGTTTGTAAAGTCAATTAGTAATAGTGAGTTTCTAACAACAATACCCGCAAGCGCAATAAATCCGATCATACTTGTTGCGGTAAAGTATGTTTTTGAATGGAAAAACGCCAACGTAATCCAGTTCATAATCGCATGCCCAGGAAGCACCCCGATAAATGTTAAAGGTACCGCCGCAAGAACGATTCTCGGTACTCTGAAGTTTTTATAATAAGCTACCATCAATAGATAAATAAGGATTACCGCTACACCAAACGCGCTACCTAAGTCTCTAAATACGTCGAATGTAAGCTCCCACTCACCTCCCCAAATAAGGTCGTATTTTTTACCTGTTTTAAGGTCGATTGCTTGAAGATTTAGTCTCGGATTTCCGTCATAAATAATTTTATATCCAGGAATTCCTTTATCTTTAAGTTCACTAAATACATCAAGAAGTGCATATAAACTACCTCTTTTATCCATTTCTCCCGTTACCATAACCATAGGTCTTAAGTCTTTGCTTGTAATCATACCGTCATACGCTACAGGCACTACTTTTACCACTTCTTTTAACGGTACTAATCTATGAGTCGTTATAGACATAAGTTTGATTTTATCAAGAGCCTCGATATTATCTCTTGCTTGTTTGTCAAATCTTACGAATATTCCCACTTGCTCTTTTTCACTTGGAATATGAGCTACACTTACAACCGCTCCTTTTAATCCCATTCCTAAAACATTTGCAATTTGATCTACGCTAATTCCAAGAAGTGCCGCTTTTTCTCTATCAGGAATAATCTTATATTTTACGATTTGTCTATCTCTCATAATATCGATATCGACAACTCTTGGTGTTTTTTTGTAAATTTCTTCTATGTAATTCGCAAGTTTTAGTCTTCCTTGCTCGTCACCACCGAATACTTGCATTAATAGTGTCGCAATTACAGGTGGTCCAGGAGGGTCTTCTACAAGTTTAATATTAGCATTATGAAAACTACATTTACTTTGAATAATAGGTCTTAATCTACTAACCATATCGATTGAACTTTCGATTCTTCCTTTTTCTTTAGGATAGAGATTTACTCTAATTTCTCCGTAATTTTCGCCTTGTTTCATAGAAGTACCTCTAAGTAACCCGTTAAAATCAACAACTCCACTTATACCGATAAATTGCTCGAAATCGTGAATTTCAGGCTCTTTTTTTAAGATACTCGCCACACAATTACTAACTTCCGTAGTAGCTTTAATCGAACTACCTTTTGGTAAGTCTATAGTTATGTTGAAAGTATTTTTATTCGCACTCGGAAGCATTTTGAAAAGTACGATTTTAAACGCAGGCAATGCCATACTTCCAAGAAGCGCCAAAATAAGTACCGTAAAGAATACCGCTCTTTTAAACGTTGAATTTAATAACGGATCTAAAATACCGTGGAATATTTTAAACGTTTTTGTTTTTCTGATATCAAACGGTTCGTGATGTTCGTCTTTTTTGTGTTCCGGTAAGAATTTAACAGCTGCCCACGGCGTAAAGATATAAGCAACAACAAGCGAAGCTATCATAGCAATAGGCACGTTAAACGGAATAGGTCTCATATATGGACCCATCATTCCCGTTACGAAAAACATAGGAACGAAAGCCAAAATAATCGCTAAAGTCGCAATATTTGTAGGATTTCCGATTTCGTTTGTCGCATATACGGCCGCATATTCTCTTGGTTTATCGCCTATTTCAAAGTGTCTATGAATATTTTCGATAACGATAATCGCACTATCGACCAATAATCCTAAGGATAAGATAAGAGCGAATAAAGTAATTCTGTTAATTGTCTGACCTGCAAGCATACCGATAAATAATGTAATCGATAAAATCAAAGGTACTGTAAATGCAACGATTAAAGCTTCTCTCCAACCGAGCATAATAATTAAAAGAATTACGATAATCCCAAGTGAAATAAACAAGTGATAAATAAGCTCGTTAACCGCATGGTTTGCTTTTTCACCGTCGTTTCTCGTTACGTAAATATGCACGTCTTTTGGAAGGTCTTTTTTAAGTTCTTCTACTTTTTTGAGAACGTCTTCAGCTACGAAAACGGCATTACTTCCTCTTTTTTTACCTACGAAAATAGTAACTTGAGTAAGTTTTTTACCTACAGGGAATTTATTAATTTCTTTTCCGCTAAGTTTAGGATCGTCATAAAAAGCTTTACCGCCTATAAACGTAGTTTTGTGTTTGTTTTGATAATCAACTCCGTCAACAACTTTTGCGATATCTTTTACATAAATAGGTCTTCCCATATAGTTTGCAACGATTAGATTTTCAACATCTTTTACGTTTCTGATAAATCCGTCGAACTCTACAGGAATAGCTACTTTTCCTTTTTCGACTCCTCCTAAAGGATAGTCTTTATTACTTCCTGTCAGAGCCATTGCGATTTGACCGAGTGAAAGATGATAAGCCGCAAGTTTTTCAGGGTCTATAATAATATTAAACTGTCTTTTATGTCCCCCTTTTATACCGATAATACTTACATTTTTTACTTCGGCGATAGGAGACAACAATCTTTGAGCTATTCTATAAAGCTGTGCATCGTTATATTTATCGCTCGATAAAGCCAACGTAACAATAGGCACTTCGTCGATATCGATAGGTTTTACAAGAGGCGGCATTACGCCTTTAGGAAGTTTATCCATATTTTGCATTACTCTATCGTAAAGCTTAGACATACTTCTAACTTTATCCTGACCGATTTTAAATCTAACGGTTACTATACCTACACTGTTCATAGCCATTCCGTAAACGTGTTTAACACCGGTCATGGCTTTAAGAGTTCTCTCAAGCGGATCGACGATAACGTTTTGAACTTCTTTTGAGCTCGCTCCCGGATATACAACTATTACGTTTGCGGCAGGTACGTCGATTTGAGGGTTTTCTTCTCTAGGTGTAAATAATACGGCAATAAGTCCCATTAGCATAAATACTATTGCAAGAACAGGTGTTAGAGGGTTTTTTAGAAAAGTTCTCGCAAGTTTACCCGCGATATTTAATTGTAGCTCTTCTTCTACGTGTTTTAATTCCTCTTCTTTTTCTTTTACTTCTTTTTCAAAAGCGTTAAGCTCCGCTTCTTTGGCTTTAATTTCGGCTTCCAAAGAAGCAAGCTCGGCTTCAAGAGCTTTTAATTCGTTTATATCGCAAGCGGAATTTCTTTTCGATTCAAGCTCTTTTCTTTTCGCTTCCAAAAGAGCTTTTAGCTGTTTGAGTCTCTCCATTATTGCTCCTCTATTTTTTGTCCGTCTTCAAGGTTTGCAGGCGGATATAAAATAACTTCCTCTCCACCGACTAAGCCGGTAACAGCAATATTATCTCCAACTTGTCCTACTTGTTTTACAGGTACGAATCTCGCAACTCCGTTATCGTTTACAAAAACACCGACAATTCCGGCTCTTGTAGTAAGTGCTGAAAACGGTACGACTACAGCTTCTTTTTTACCGACTACGATTTTTGCTTTTGCATACATACCAGGTAAAAGTCCTTGATGATTTTCAAAAGTATATTTAATAACGAAAGAATGAGTCATATTATCACCTGCCGGAATAATAGTCGAAACTTCAGCAGGGAAAGATTTTTTAAGTGCAGGTACGTAAATATTTACAGGCATACCGATTTTAAATTTATCGATATCGCTCTCTTTTACCGTACTTTTCGCTTTTAATACGTGAATATCGCTAAGAACTACCACCGGATACCCAGGTAGTGCCATTTCGGCTACTTTTTTCATTTTCATCGTAACCACACCGTCAATCGGAGAAGTTACTTTTGCATATTTAAGTTGAGCTTCGGCTCTTGCAAGTCCGGCTTCTGCTTGTTTTAACATTCCTTTAGCCATATCGACTTGTTTTTTTCTGATATTTTTCATTAAAGTCATTTTCTCGAAATCTCTTTTACTAACTGCTCCGTTTTTATATAGATTTTTGAATCTTTCATAATCTTTCAATGCATCGGCATATGCCATTTCGGCCATTAAAACACCGCTTTTAGCTTGTAAAACGGCACCTCTTGCTTGATTTAGCATCGAATAGATATCTGCAGGGTCAACCTCAAAAAGCAGTTGTCCTTTTTTTACAACATCACCCTCTTCAACGGGCATAGATTTAATATACCCCATAAGTCTAGTAGCTACCATTACTTGCTTTGGAGAATATACATTTGCAACGTAATCTCTTGTGATATTGATAGTCTCTTTTTTTGCAGTGGCATACTCAAACGCAAAAAGCGCCCCAACACTTAACGCTAAAGCTAATATTTTTTTCATTTACTCTCCTTTACTAAATCTCCAAGTGCTTCTTTTAGTTTCGCAGCGGCAAGCGCTTCGTCATATCTTGCTTTTATCAGTTCGGCTCTGGCTTTTCTAGCTTCCGCTTCTTTCATAAGTAAGATCGTAATGTTTATCATCCCTTGCTTATACATATAAGTGTATTTTTTTAGGATTTCTTCGGCTAATTCTTTATTTGTAAGTTTTTCATTAACTACGGCTTTTTTCGCTTTGTAATCTAAATATTTTTGCTCAACATCAAGTTTGATACCTTTTTTCATATATCCGTAATACAAAGCGACTTGATTCGCTTCGATTTTACTTTTTTCTACCTTAGCATCGGTAGATTTATCCAAAATATTCCATTTAAGTCCGGCAGCAATTAGATAATAATCTTTATCCGCCGAAATGTTATTTAAAGCGTTATCGTTCCATCCGTACTCAAGATGAGCTCCGACCATCGGATATTTATCGGCTTTATCGAATTTTACTTTTTTCTCCATAGTTTTTAAATTGCTCTTCATCCATTTCAAGTCGTTTCTGTTTTGAAGAGCGATTTTTTGAAGTTCTTTTAAAGAAGCGTTTTGAGGAATAATAATTTTAAAATCCCCTACATCGCTAATTTCATTATCGTCAGTCAAAAATCTCAAATATGCAAGCGCCAATTTATATTTGTTTTTGGCTTCTATTAGCATTGCGTTTACTTCATTATCTCTTTTTTTTGCCTCTAAAAGATCGGTTTTAGTAGCCATTCCGTTTTTATAAAACGCACTAATCATATTTATAAAAGAAGTTGTTGTTTTTTTAGCGGTCTCAAGTGCATTTACAAAACTTTTAGCGGCGACCGCTCCGTTGTACGCTTTTAAAACTTCGATAGCGAGTTTATTTTTATCGTGTGCGTATTTATATTTGTTCGCTTTTATTTGAAGTTTAGCCATCTCTTTTGCATATGTTAGCTTATATCCCGTAAAAAGCGGCACTTCATACACGAATTTAGTCTTAAAATTCGTTCTGCTCCCCGGATAATTCAAATCTTTAGGCGCAGTATTTAATAATTGTGCAGCCATAGCAGGATTCGTCATATAACTTTTAAACGTATCATAATCAGGAGATGCTTGAAGAACTTGAGCTACTCCTCCTAAAAAATCCGCAAATCCGAAATCTCTAAAAGTTGCTTCACGGCTTTCGAGCTTCATTCCGAACACATACATTGCGTTATTGGTTCTGCTGATTTCTTCAGAGAAAGTAAGCTTCCCCCAGTCCATACCTTTTGCTTGCTTTAAATCAGCTTTTGCTTTGTCAATATTAAGCTTTTTAGCTTTTAATTCCAGGTTGTTGCTTAAAGCTTCCTTTAACGCCTCATCAAACGTTATAGTTTTTGCTAAAAGCATACTTGACAAAGCGGCTGAGAGTAATAAGAATTTTTTCATACCGCTCCTTTAAACTGTTTTGCGAATTTTAACAAATTAATTATTAATTAACACATGTTATAAGAAAAAATTATGGGAGAATTTTTATCCGATTTGAAGAAGAGAAAAAGAATTATTTATCTTTTTTTCTGCTCATTCTTTTTCTCTCGGTAGGGTCAAGATATTTTTTTCTAACACGAATTGATTTTGGAGTAACTTCTACAAGCTCGTCATCTTCAATCCACTCTAAGGCTCTCTCAAGCGTCATCTCTACAGGAGGTACGAGTTTAATAGCCTCGTCACTACCGCTTGCCCTTACGTTTGTGAGGTTTTTACCTCTAATAGGGTTTACTTCAAGGTCGTTACTTCTGCTATGCTCTCCGACAATCATTCCGTTATATACTTTATCTCCCGGTTTAATAAACATTTTCCCTCTCTCTTGAAGGTTAAATATAGCATACCCGGTCGCTGTTCCGTTTTCCATAGAGATTAAAGCTCCGTTTTTTCTCGTGTAAGGTTTTGTAGTTGCAGGTCTGAAATCTAAAAACGAGCTGTTTAAAACACCCTCACCTTTAGTATCGGTCATAAACTCACCTCTATATCCGATAAGTCCGCGCGCAGGCATTTCAAATTCTATTCTCGTAGTTCCGTCGCTTAGAGGCATCATATTTTTCATAATCCCGCCTCTTGTACCTAATTTTTCAATTACGGCACCGCTGTACTCGTCAGGTACGTCAACCACTACGTATTCGTAAGGCTCCAACTTAACTCCGTTTTCTTCTTTAATAATAACTTCAGGTCTTGATAAAGAAAACTCGAAATCTTCTCTTCTTAAATTCTCAGCCAAAATAGCGATTTGAAGTTCCCCTCTTCCGCTAACTTTAAATTTACCCTCACCAAGCTCTTCGATTTTCATTGCGATATTCGTTTGCATCTCTTTAAATAATCTGTCTCTTAGTTTCGGAGCGGTAACGTTTTTACCCTCAGTCCCGGCAAGTGGCGAATCGTTTACGCTTAAAATAACACTGATTGTCGGCTCTTCGATATGTAGAGGGTCAAGTCCTACAGGATTATCTTTATCCGCTACCGTATCACCTACATCAAGGGCTTCAAATCCAGCTATTGCTACGATGTCTCCGGCTTTTGCTTCATCAATCTCCATTCTATCAAGCCCCAAGAATCCCATAAGCTTAGTAATTCTTCCGGGAATTTTCTCTCCGTTGGCTTTTACAAGAGTAACGGCTTCACCTTTTTTTACCGTTCCGTTAAAAATTCTCGCAATACCGATTCTTCCGACGTAATTGTCATAATCAAGTGTAAATACTTGCATTTGAAGAGGTTTGTCTTCTTCACCAGCAGGCGCAGGGATATATTTTGTAATCGCTTCGAAAATCGGAGTCATATCTTCATTATCGTCTTCCAAATCCCATTTTGCTATTCCGTTTTTAGCGGCTGCGTAAATAATAGGAAAATCGAGTTGGTCTTCATTTGCTCCCATACTTACGAAAAGATCGAAAACCTCATCCACCACTCTGTCCGGCTCTGCTGCGGGTTTGTCGATTTTATTCACTACAAGGATAGGTTTAAGCCCTAATGAAAGTGCTTTTTTAACAACGAATTTAGTTTGAGGCATTACACCCTCTTGCGCATCAACAAGCAAAAGTACCCCGTCAACCATTTTTAAAACCCTCTCGACTTCTCCACCAAAGTCGCTGTGTCCCGGGGTATCGATGATATTGATTTTATAATCTCCCCATCTGATTGCCGTATTTTTAGAAAGAATAGTAATTCCTCTTTCTTTTTCCAAATCGTTACTATCCATAACTCTCTCACCAAGCTCTTTTCTTGCGTCAAGAGTGTTGGATTGTTTTAGAAGTTCGTCTACAAGTGTAGTTTTACCGTGGTCAACGTGAGCGATAACCGCAATATTTCTAATGTTTTTCATTAATTGCCTTTAAAAAATTTTCTGGAATTATATCCAATAAACTCATCTTAGTATAGAAGCGAAAAAGGAACGGATTTTGCTTCTTTGGTAAAAAAAGGCTTTTTAATGATAGAGGCACTGCTAAAAATCACCGAAAATCAAGAGATTAAAGGCTTAAGTAAAACAAACGAAAATTTTTTACTGAAACTTTTTGATGAAAGCGAAGATAAAAATCAATTTCTCAATTTACTAAAATCTCTAAACATCTCAAAAGAGGATTTAAAAGAGATACTAAAAAAACTTCCGCAAAAAGACAAAGAAAAATTCGAAAAAATAATCTCTCTTTTCGAAAATCAAAAGCCCAAAATCAAAACCACTGCCGAACCAAAAAAAGAAAAAAAAGTCACTTCCATAAGCGACCTTTTGGAAAACACTCAAATCCAACCTCAAACACAAAAAATAGAAATATCCGAATTTGAAGTCAAAACAAAAGAAAAAAATTACAAAAAAGTAGAGATAATAAAAAAACAACTAAAAAGCGTTTTTGAAAAAGAAAACATAAAATTATCGAAAACGGAAATAAAAGAGTTTAAAAAAATAAAATCTCTAAAAGAGTTAATAACTTTTGCCAACAAAAAAGGTCTGAATATCGAAAAAGTAAAAATATCAAAAGATATTCAAAAATACACAATCTCAAAAAACGCACCTCAAAAAAACCCTGAGCCTATCGTTGTTTCAAACTTGCCAAAGCCTAAAATAAACCTATCTCAAAAAACAAAACCTCTAAACCCGACACAAACTATAAATACGAAAACAAAAAAATCTCCTATTTCGGAAATTGTCTCAAAACATATAAAAACCCAACAAATACAACCTCAAAACGAGCATATCAAAATATCAAAAGAGCCTAAAATCTCCCAAAAAATATCTCTTGAAACTCTATTAAACGACAAACCTCAAGAAAAGAAAGAAAAAAAACACGACTCCATAAACCAAACAATAGCCCAAAGCGTACAAACACAAATAAAACACGACATAATAAAAGCGAAACAATCGATCCAAAAATTCTCAAACGACTTACATGAAGCGATAAAAGATTACAAACCGCCTCTATCCAAAATATCTATAGAAATGAACCCTAAAGATTTGGGTAAAGTGGAAGTGACTCTGATTCATAGAGGGGAAAATCTACAAATAAAAATCAATTCAAACACCACCCAAACCCTAAATTTCATCCAAACGCATCAAAACGAACTGAAACAAAACCTTATTAATATGGGATATAGCGAAGTAAATATGAGCTTTAATACCAATCAACAAAATCAACAGCAACACCAAAGACAAAACCAACAAAAATACAAACAAACTCAAGACAATTTAGAAGAAATAGTAATCGAAGTTCCTTACACATACGCTTAGGAACGACTTTTGCTTATATTTAAAAAAAGGATCGAAAATGGCAATTACATCAGTTTCCAACACCGTCACACAATCCGATAACGATTTCGTTTATAACCCAAACTCCCAACTCGACAAAGACGCGTTTATGCAACTATTTTTAAAAGAGCTTGAAATGCAAGACCCTACAGACCCGATGGATACGGATAAAATGCTTGAACAAACCGCTTATCTTTCGACAATGGAGATGAATCAAAATATGCAAACGACTCTTGATAATCTCTCAAAAACACTCCAAACAAACTCCGAACTCGGCGCAATTAGCGCTATCGGAAAAATCGGTGATACCGGATATAGATACATAAACGTCACCGACGACGATAACAGCGTAAGTTTCGATTTGTATTTCGGAGACGATATCTCAAGCGGTAAAGTCGAAATTAAGGACAAAAACGGAAATGTCGTAAGAACTTTCCCTCTTGAAGCGCACACGAAAGGCGTATTGAATTTTGATTGGGATTTGACAAACGACGCGGGTGAGAGAGTACCGAGCGACACATATGAAGTCACAGCCACCTACACTTCGCCTGACGGTAGCGAGCATACTACGGCTC encodes:
- a CDS encoding efflux RND transporter permease subunit, with protein sequence MERLKQLKALLEAKRKELESKRNSACDINELKALEAELASLEAEIKAKEAELNAFEKEVKEKEEELKHVEEELQLNIAGKLARTFLKNPLTPVLAIVFMLMGLIAVLFTPREENPQIDVPAANVIVVYPGASSKEVQNVIVDPLERTLKAMTGVKHVYGMAMNSVGIVTVRFKIGQDKVRSMSKLYDRVMQNMDKLPKGVMPPLVKPIDIDEVPIVTLALSSDKYNDAQLYRIAQRLLSPIAEVKNVSIIGIKGGHKRQFNIIIDPEKLAAYHLSLGQIAMALTGSNKDYPLGGVEKGKVAIPVEFDGFIRNVKDVENLIVANYMGRPIYVKDIAKVVDGVDYQNKHKTTFIGGKAFYDDPKLSGKEINKFPVGKKLTQVTIFVGKKRGSNAVFVAEDVLKKVEELKKDLPKDVHIYVTRNDGEKANHAVNELIYHLFISLGIIVILLIIMLGWREALIVAFTVPLILSITLFIGMLAGQTINRITLFALILSLGLLVDSAIIVIENIHRHFEIGDKPREYAAVYATNEIGNPTNIATLAIILAFVPMFFVTGMMGPYMRPIPFNVPIAMIASLVVAYIFTPWAAVKFLPEHKKDEHHEPFDIRKTKTFKIFHGILDPLLNSTFKRAVFFTVLILALLGSMALPAFKIVLFKMLPSANKNTFNITIDLPKGSSIKATTEVSNCVASILKKEPEIHDFEQFIGISGVVDFNGLLRGTSMKQGENYGEIRVNLYPKEKGRIESSIDMVSRLRPIIQSKCSFHNANIKLVEDPPGPPVIATLLMQVFGGDEQGRLKLANYIEEIYKKTPRVVDIDIMRDRQIVKYKIIPDREKAALLGISVDQIANVLGMGLKGAVVSVAHIPSEKEQVGIFVRFDKQARDNIEALDKIKLMSITTHRLVPLKEVVKVVPVAYDGMITSKDLRPMVMVTGEMDKRGSLYALLDVFSELKDKGIPGYKIIYDGNPRLNLQAIDLKTGKKYDLIWGGEWELTFDVFRDLGSAFGVAVILIYLLMVAYYKNFRVPRIVLAAVPLTFIGVLPGHAIMNWITLAFFHSKTYFTATSMIGFIALAGIVVRNSLLLIDFTNDLIKQGRSINEAVIEAAATRFRPIILTALAIILASTVIVLDPVWQGLAVALIFGVLASTLLSVVVVPILYWRYLKSQEKKEKKVRYGMEEI
- a CDS encoding efflux RND transporter periplasmic adaptor subunit, whose product is MKKILALALSVGALFAFEYATAKKETINITRDYVANVYSPKQVMVATRLMGYIKSMPVEEGDVVKKGQLLFEVDPADIYSMLNQARGAVLQAKSGVLMAEMAYADALKDYERFKNLYKNGAVSKRDFEKMTLMKNIRKKQVDMAKGMLKQAEAGLARAEAQLKYAKVTSPIDGVVTMKMKKVAEMALPGYPVVVLSDIHVLKAKSTVKESDIDKFKIGMPVNIYVPALKKSFPAEVSTIIPAGDNMTHSFVIKYTFENHQGLLPGMYAKAKIVVGKKEAVVVPFSALTTRAGIVGVFVNDNGVARFVPVKQVGQVGDNIAVTGLVGGEEVILYPPANLEDGQKIEEQ
- a CDS encoding TolC family protein, which codes for MKKFLLLSAALSSMLLAKTITFDEALKEALSNNLELKAKKLNIDKAKADLKQAKGMDWGKLTFSEEISRTNNAMYVFGMKLESREATFRDFGFADFLGGVAQVLQASPDYDTFKSYMTNPAMAAQLLNTAPKDLNYPGSRTNFKTKFVYEVPLFTGYKLTYAKEMAKLQIKANKYKYAHDKNKLAIEVLKAYNGAVAAKSFVNALETAKKTTTSFINMISAFYKNGMATKTDLLEAKKRDNEVNAMLIEAKNKYKLALAYLRFLTDDNEISDVGDFKIIIPQNASLKELQKIALQNRNDLKWMKSNLKTMEKKVKFDKADKYPMVGAHLEYGWNDNALNNISADKDYYLIAAGLKWNILDKSTDAKVEKSKIEANQVALYYGYMKKGIKLDVEQKYLDYKAKKAVVNEKLTNKELAEEILKKYTYMYKQGMINITILLMKEAEARKARAELIKARYDEALAAAKLKEALGDLVKESK
- the typA gene encoding translational GTPase TypA; its protein translation is MKNIRNIAVIAHVDHGKTTLVDELLKQSNTLDARKELGERVMDSNDLEKERGITILSKNTAIRWGDYKINIIDTPGHSDFGGEVERVLKMVDGVLLLVDAQEGVMPQTKFVVKKALSLGLKPILVVNKIDKPAAEPDRVVDEVFDLFVSMGANEDQLDFPIIYAAAKNGIAKWDLEDDNEDMTPIFEAITKYIPAPAGEEDKPLQMQVFTLDYDNYVGRIGIARIFNGTVKKGEAVTLVKANGEKIPGRITKLMGFLGLDRMEIDEAKAGDIVAIAGFEALDVGDTVADKDNPVGLDPLHIEEPTISVILSVNDSPLAGTEGKNVTAPKLRDRLFKEMQTNIAMKIEELGEGKFKVSGRGELQIAILAENLRREDFEFSLSRPEVIIKEENGVKLEPYEYVVVDVPDEYSGAVIEKLGTRGGIMKNMMPLSDGTTRIEFEMPARGLIGYRGEFMTDTKGEGVLNSSFLDFRPATTKPYTRKNGALISMENGTATGYAIFNLQERGKMFIKPGDKVYNGMIVGEHSRSNDLEVNPIRGKNLTNVRASGSDEAIKLVPPVEMTLERALEWIEDDELVEVTPKSIRVRKKYLDPTERKRMSRKKDK
- a CDS encoding flagellar hook-length control protein FliK, which encodes MIEALLKITENQEIKGLSKTNENFLLKLFDESEDKNQFLNLLKSLNISKEDLKEILKKLPQKDKEKFEKIISLFENQKPKIKTTAEPKKEKKVTSISDLLENTQIQPQTQKIEISEFEVKTKEKNYKKVEIIKKQLKSVFEKENIKLSKTEIKEFKKIKSLKELITFANKKGLNIEKVKISKDIQKYTISKNAPQKNPEPIVVSNLPKPKINLSQKTKPLNPTQTINTKTKKSPISEIVSKHIKTQQIQPQNEHIKISKEPKISQKISLETLLNDKPQEKKEKKHDSINQTIAQSVQTQIKHDIIKAKQSIQKFSNDLHEAIKDYKPPLSKISIEMNPKDLGKVEVTLIHRGENLQIKINSNTTQTLNFIQTHQNELKQNLINMGYSEVNMSFNTNQQNQQQHQRQNQQKYKQTQDNLEEIVIEVPYTYA
- a CDS encoding FlgD immunoglobulin-like domain containing protein, whose protein sequence is MAITSVSNTVTQSDNDFVYNPNSQLDKDAFMQLFLKELEMQDPTDPMDTDKMLEQTAYLSTMEMNQNMQTTLDNLSKTLQTNSELGAISAIGKIGDTGYRYINVTDDDNSVSFDLYFGDDISSGKVEIKDKNGNVVRTFPLEAHTKGVLNFDWDLTNDAGERVPSDTYEVTATYTSPDGSEHTTALGAYPIESIKFENGEPYAKLGSNYLPFSEIKEIYEWQG